Proteins from a single region of Polyangiaceae bacterium:
- a CDS encoding serine/threonine-protein kinase, which yields MGEAAAPQAGDVLAGKYRVERVLGEGGMGVVVEATHTDLDQRVALKFMHEEVVEVGLDRFMREAKAVAKLKSEHVARVMDVGRLDGGAPYIVMEFLEGEDLGDLLERRARLPLEEAVDYVLQAAIALAEAHTRGIVHRDIKPRNLFLTRKADNTPLVKVLDFGISKITNTANVDDASTHTGMVLGSPKYMSPEQSRSSKTVDVRTDIWSLGVVLYELYTGQPPFIAQTLPDMFVAILHSNFEPVSKLVPGSPDGLDAVFDRCLAKEPADRYANMAELASALSEFASPSGVQAAETVHRLLTGRTPSLTRISPLPPKPAAEEAIASNTTLPLSVSTASLGAKEPKRKVGLYAIAALAVAGAIGVTVAMSSRGAEPVPSAASAEAEAPTLAPPSTPAAAPMPAETVAVQPQPEAPTAPTPSTNVAPSASVAPSASVASAPIRAPRPGAKPKAKPETVTAPKPVPAPKPKAEDPFGTIQ from the coding sequence ATGGGTGAGGCCGCCGCTCCGCAAGCGGGTGACGTGCTCGCGGGCAAGTACCGTGTCGAGCGGGTGCTCGGCGAGGGGGGCATGGGCGTCGTGGTGGAGGCCACCCATACTGATCTCGATCAACGCGTGGCGTTGAAGTTCATGCATGAAGAAGTGGTCGAAGTGGGCCTCGACCGCTTCATGCGTGAGGCCAAGGCCGTCGCCAAGCTGAAGAGCGAACACGTGGCTCGCGTGATGGACGTCGGCCGTCTCGACGGTGGCGCGCCCTACATCGTCATGGAGTTCCTGGAGGGCGAGGACCTCGGCGACCTGTTGGAGCGTCGAGCCCGACTGCCCTTGGAGGAAGCGGTGGACTACGTGCTTCAGGCGGCGATCGCCCTCGCCGAAGCACACACTCGGGGGATCGTTCATCGCGACATCAAGCCGCGCAACTTGTTCCTGACGCGCAAGGCCGACAACACCCCTCTGGTCAAGGTGCTGGATTTCGGCATTTCGAAGATCACGAACACCGCGAACGTCGACGACGCATCGACTCACACTGGCATGGTGCTCGGGTCGCCCAAGTACATGTCGCCGGAGCAGAGCCGATCGAGCAAGACCGTCGACGTTCGAACCGACATTTGGTCCCTCGGCGTGGTGCTCTACGAGCTCTACACGGGGCAGCCACCGTTCATCGCGCAGACGCTCCCCGACATGTTCGTCGCCATCCTGCACTCGAACTTCGAGCCCGTCAGCAAGTTGGTGCCTGGATCACCAGACGGCTTGGACGCAGTGTTCGATCGCTGCCTGGCGAAAGAGCCCGCTGACCGCTATGCCAACATGGCCGAGCTCGCCTCCGCACTCTCGGAGTTTGCGTCGCCTTCGGGCGTCCAGGCCGCAGAGACCGTGCACCGGCTGCTGACCGGCCGCACGCCTTCCCTGACTCGCATTTCGCCTTTGCCGCCCAAACCCGCCGCGGAAGAGGCCATCGCGTCGAACACCACGCTTCCCCTCAGCGTGAGCACCGCGAGCTTGGGCGCGAAGGAACCGAAGCGAAAGGTCGGTTTGTATGCGATCGCTGCGCTCGCCGTGGCCGGCGCAATCGGTGTGACGGTCGCGATGTCCAGCCGGGGAGCGGAGCCTGTGCCCAGTGCCGCGTCGGCTGAAGCTGAGGCGCCGACCCTCGCGCCACCTTCGACGCCCGCGGCCGCGCCCATGCCCGCGGAAACGGTGGCTGTACAGCCGCAACCAGAAGCGCCCACAGCGCCGACACCGAGCACGAACGTCGCGCCCTCCGCGAGCGTCGCGCCCTCCGCGAGCGTCGCCTCGGCCCCAATCCGCGCACCTCGGCCCGGCGCAAAGCCCAAAGCCAAACCCGAAACCGTCACTGCACCCAAGCCCGTTCCCGCGCCCAAACCAAAAGCTGAAGATCCCTTCGGTACGATTCAATGA
- a CDS encoding GDSL-type esterase/lipase family protein has product MKLPATCVLALSLLATRPAVAEQPRCSDVVHIGDSLTAHTKESLAEAYRLVGVTARLDAFGGRSALQKLPRDPQTGHQAARAIAKSGFTGCWVIALGTNDTANVSAGAAYSRADAIDAMMRAIDPAGRAPVVWVSSFTTLTKGHWSKANMQLWNRALLDAAARWSNLRVFDWAAIAASGSAPFADGIHHTKAGYAVRNRAIAEAVAAASQGGT; this is encoded by the coding sequence ATGAAGCTTCCCGCCACATGTGTGCTAGCTCTGTCGTTGCTCGCGACTCGACCGGCCGTGGCGGAGCAGCCGCGTTGCAGCGACGTCGTTCACATCGGAGACAGCCTCACGGCCCATACGAAGGAGTCGCTCGCCGAGGCATACCGTTTGGTTGGCGTGACGGCACGCTTGGACGCCTTCGGCGGGCGCTCGGCGCTGCAAAAGCTGCCGCGGGACCCTCAGACCGGGCACCAAGCGGCGCGCGCCATCGCCAAGTCGGGCTTCACGGGCTGCTGGGTGATCGCACTCGGTACCAACGACACCGCCAACGTCTCAGCAGGCGCGGCCTATTCGCGCGCTGACGCCATCGACGCCATGATGCGCGCCATCGATCCCGCGGGGCGCGCCCCGGTCGTGTGGGTGAGTTCGTTCACTACCTTGACCAAAGGTCATTGGTCGAAGGCCAACATGCAGCTCTGGAATCGCGCGTTGCTCGATGCCGCGGCGCGCTGGAGCAACTTACGAGTCTTTGATTGGGCGGCCATCGCGGCGAGCGGCTCGGCGCCCTTCGCCGATGGCATCCATCACACCAAGGCAGGCTACGCAGTGAGGAATCGTGCGATCGCGGAGGCGGTGGCCGCGGCCAGCCAAGGCGGGACCTAG
- a CDS encoding DUF4156 domain-containing protein, with protein MRPAAVLVLGLTSLALVSGCISGRQTLTPEAAQVKYVEGKLEPGCQMIEEITVGREWFVTDERQPAKSKDDVVVRMRRLAAKRGGNLVVILENEPPGGKCSGYNGLGRVYRCSAEELAKVASGPGPDEATAASVGGDDAAAGELAK; from the coding sequence ATGCGCCCTGCAGCTGTTCTCGTGCTCGGTCTCACCTCGCTCGCTCTCGTCTCGGGTTGCATCTCGGGTCGACAGACGCTCACTCCCGAAGCTGCGCAGGTCAAGTACGTCGAGGGCAAGCTGGAGCCCGGATGTCAGATGATCGAGGAGATCACCGTGGGGCGTGAGTGGTTCGTCACCGACGAGCGTCAACCGGCCAAGAGCAAAGACGACGTCGTCGTGCGCATGCGGCGGCTCGCTGCGAAGCGTGGCGGCAACCTCGTCGTCATTCTGGAAAACGAGCCCCCGGGTGGCAAGTGCTCGGGCTACAACGGACTGGGTCGAGTGTATCGCTGCTCCGCTGAGGAACTCGCCAAAGTTGCGAGCGGGCCCGGCCCCGACGAGGCCACGGCAGCGTCTGTTGGCGGCGACGACGCTGCCGCTGGCGAGTTGGCGAAGTGA